The window CACCGCGATGAAGGCCTCCTGCGGAACCTCCACGGAACCCACCATCTTCATGCGCTTCTTGCCTTCCTTCTGCTTCTCGAGCAGCTTCCGCTTGCGGGAGATGTCACCGCCGTAGCACTTGGCGAGGACGTCCTTGCGGATGGCGCGGATGGTCTCGCGGGCGATCACCCGGGAGCCGATGGCGGCCTGGACGGGCACCTCGAAGCTCTGCCGCGGGATGAGCTCCCTGAGCTTGGCCACGAGCCGCACGCCGTACGCGTACGCCTGGTCCTTGTGGGTGATCGCCGAGAAGGCGTCCACCTTGTCGCCGTGCAGCAGGATGTCGACCTTGACCAGGGAGCTGCTCTGCTCGCCGGTGGGCTCGTAGTCGAGGGAGGCATAGCCGCGGGTCTTGGACTTGAGCTGGTCGAAGAAGTCGAAGACGATCTCGGCGAGCGGGAGCGTGTAGCGGATCTCGACGCGGTCCTCGGAGAGGTAGTCCATGCCGAGGAGGGTGCCGCGGCGGGTCTGGCACAGTTCCATGATCGAGCCGATGAACTCGGTCGGCGCGAGGATCGTGGCCCGCACGACCGGCTCGTACACCTCGTCGATCTTCCCCTCGGGGAACTCGCTTGGGTTGGTCACCGTGTGCTCGATGCCGTCCTCCATCAGCACGCGGTAGACCACGTTGGGGGCGGTGGCGATCAAGTCGAGACCGAACTCGCGCTCGAGCCGCTCACGGATCACGTCCAGGTGGAGCAGGCCGAGGAAGCCGACGCGGAAGCCGAAGCCGAGGGCGGCGGAGGTCTCCGGCTCGTAGACCAGGGCCGCGTCGTTGAGCTGGAGCTTGTCCAGCGCCTCGCGCAGCTCGGGGTAGTCGGAGCCGTCCAGCGGATACAGGCCGGAGAAGACCATCGGCTTCGGGTCCTTGTAGCCGCCGAGCGCCTCCTCGGCGCCCTTGTGCTGGCTGGTGACGGTGTCACCGACCTTGGACTGCCTGACGTCCTTCACACCGGTGATCAGATAGCCCACCTCGCCCACACCGAGGCCGTCGGCCGGCAGCATCTCCGGGGAGTTGGTGCCGATCTCCAGCAGCTCGTGGGTGGCGCCCGTGGACATCATCCGGATCCGCTCGCGCTTGCCGAGCTGGCCGTCGATGACACGGACGTAGGTCACGACGCCGCGGTAGGAGTCGTAGACGGAGTCGAAGATCATCGCGCGGGCGGGGGCGTCGGCGACGCCGACCGGGGCCGGGATCTCCTTGACCACCCGGTCGAGCAGCGCGTCGACGCCGAGGCCGGTCTTGGCGGAGACCTTCAGCACGTCGTCGGGGTCGCAGCCGACGAGGTTGGCCAGCTCCTCGGCGAACTTCTCCGGCTGGGCGGCCGGCAGGTCGATCTTGTTGAGGACCGGGATGATCGTGAGGTCGTTCTCCATCGCCAGGTAGAGGTTGGCGAGGGTCTGGGCCTCGATGCCCTGGGCCGCGTCGACGAGCAGGACGGTCCCCTCGCAGGCGGCGAGCGACCGCGAGACCTCGTAGGTGAAGTCGACGTGCCCCGGGGTGTCGATCATGTTGAGGATGTGCGTGTTGCCGGGGTCGTGGGTGGGGGCCCACGGCAGGCGCACCGCCTGGGACTTGATCGTGATGCCGCGCTCGCGCTCGATGTCCATGCGGTCGAGGTACTGGGCGCGCATCTGCCGCTGCTCGACCACCCCGGTCAGCTGGAGCATCCGGTCGGCGAGGGTGGACTTGCCGTGGTCGATGTGCGCGATGATGCAGAAATTGCGGATCAGAGCCGGGGCGGTACGGCTCGGCTCGGGCACGTTGTCAGGGGTCGCGGGCACGCAGGGTCCTGTTTCTTGAGGCGCCTTGTGCCTCGGGTCGGAACGATACGTAGCTTCCATGGTCCCACGGGCGCGGACCGGGGACCGGTTTGGGCCGCCCAGCGGGCCGCTGGTAGCCTGGGCGACTGTGTCTCATGCACTCTTCGCGCGAGGCACATCTCAAGAAATCATCGGTACGGGACCCGTGCGGCCCCGTGCCAGAACCTGAAAAGGCTCATTCGTGGCGAACATCAAGTCCCAGATCAAGCGGAACAAGACCAACGAGAAGGCCCGGCTGCGCAACAAGGCCGTCAAGTCCTCTCTGAAGACCGCGATCCGCAAGGCCCGCGAGGCCGTTGCCGCGGGTGACACCGAGAAGGCCACCGAGTTGCAGCGCGCTGCCGCGCGTCAGCTCGACAAGGCCGTCTCGAAGGGCGTCATCCACAAGAACGCGGCCGCCAACAAGAAGTCGGCGCTGGCCACCAAGGTGACGACCCTCAAGGGCTGATCTCCTTCCCTGATCTGAACGGATCCTCAGGGATCCGAGTGGCCGGAAGGACCCAGGGCGGGCCCTCTCTCATCCGCCCCCGACCGGCCCCCCGGCTCCGCGCGCGGCCTGCGTTCGCCACGCGGGCGCGGAACCGAACGGCGTGACCCGAGGACCCCGTCGCACTCCCTTTCCCCAGGGAGAGCGACGGGGTCCTCGGCGTGTCGCGGGAGCGTGAGGGGCGCGGATGCGCGAGGAACGCGAACGCGCGAGGAACGCGAACGCGCAAGGCCGCGGGGGCCTGAAGGTCTCGGAAGCGTGAAGGGCGCCTTTGCCGCGGGTTGACGTGGGGCGCCACGTCATGGGTTGCGCGGGGCGGCGGGGCGGGACGCCAGCGGCATGTCATGGGATTGCGTCGAGCGAGGCGAGGCGGGCCGCCGCGCCAGGAGCGATCCGAGGCAGGGCGGCGCGGGCCGCCACGCCAGGAGCGATCCGAGGCAGGGCGGCGCGGGCCGCCACGCCAGGAGCGATCCGAGGCAGGGCGGCGCGGGCCGCCACGCCAGGAGCGATCCGAGGCAGGGCGGCGCGGGCCGCCACGCCAGGAGCGATCCGAGGCAGGGCGGCGCGGGCCGCCACGCCAGGAGCGATCCGAGGCAGGGCGGCGCGGGCCGCCACGCCAGGAGCGATCCGAGGCAGGGCGGCGCGGGCCGCCACGCCAGGAGCGATCCGAGGCAGGGCGGCGCGGGCCGCCACGCCAGGAGCGATCCGAGGCAGGGCGGCGCGGGGCGGCACGTCATGGGTGACCCGAGACGGCCGGCGCGGGGCGTCT of the Streptomyces sp. NBC_01788 genome contains:
- the lepA gene encoding translation elongation factor 4, which encodes MPATPDNVPEPSRTAPALIRNFCIIAHIDHGKSTLADRMLQLTGVVEQRQMRAQYLDRMDIERERGITIKSQAVRLPWAPTHDPGNTHILNMIDTPGHVDFTYEVSRSLAACEGTVLLVDAAQGIEAQTLANLYLAMENDLTIIPVLNKIDLPAAQPEKFAEELANLVGCDPDDVLKVSAKTGLGVDALLDRVVKEIPAPVGVADAPARAMIFDSVYDSYRGVVTYVRVIDGQLGKRERIRMMSTGATHELLEIGTNSPEMLPADGLGVGEVGYLITGVKDVRQSKVGDTVTSQHKGAEEALGGYKDPKPMVFSGLYPLDGSDYPELREALDKLQLNDAALVYEPETSAALGFGFRVGFLGLLHLDVIRERLEREFGLDLIATAPNVVYRVLMEDGIEHTVTNPSEFPEGKIDEVYEPVVRATILAPTEFIGSIMELCQTRRGTLLGMDYLSEDRVEIRYTLPLAEIVFDFFDQLKSKTRGYASLDYEPTGEQSSSLVKVDILLHGDKVDAFSAITHKDQAYAYGVRLVAKLRELIPRQSFEVPVQAAIGSRVIARETIRAIRKDVLAKCYGGDISRKRKLLEKQKEGKKRMKMVGSVEVPQEAFIAVLSSDDSAGSAKGKK
- the rpsT gene encoding 30S ribosomal protein S20, which encodes MANIKSQIKRNKTNEKARLRNKAVKSSLKTAIRKAREAVAAGDTEKATELQRAAARQLDKAVSKGVIHKNAAANKKSALATKVTTLKG